The Bacteroidales bacterium genome contains the following window.
AAAGCAAGAATAGATACTTTTTTAATACATAATCCGGAAATAAAAAAAAGCGATATTCCTGCAGAATTGGTAACAGCATCGGGAAGCGGTTTAGATCCTGATATTTCGCCTGAAGCTGCTTTCATTCAAATACCGAGAATAGCAAAAGTTAGAAAAATTAGTATAATCAAATTGCAGGAACTTGTGAAAAAAAATACAGAACATCCATTATTCGGAATATTTGGTCCTGAAAAAATAAATGTGCTGAAGCTAAATATAGCTTTGGACATTATTAAGTAAACTTGTTATCACGAGATAAAACTTTTATGCAAAAAAAAGAATTAAAAGATAATAATGTTGAAAGGTTTCTTGAGCTTATAAAGAAGTCAAGAAGAGGCAAATTCAAGTTGTATGTTGGCATGATTGCAGGCGTTGGCAAATCATACCGCATGCTGGAAGAGGCAAGAAGTTTGTTGGAAAACAATGTTGATTGTAAAATTGGTTATATCGAAACTCATGGAAGAAAAGAAACAGAAAAATTATTAGAAGGATTGCCAATTATTCCGCGAAGAAAAATTTTTTACAAAGGAAAAGAATTAGATGAATTGGATACGCAAGCCATTCTTAGTATTCGTCCCGAAATTGTTATAATTGACGAGTTAGCACATTCCAATATTCCGGGTTCGAAAAATGAAAAACGATGGCAGGATGTTAATGAAATTCTCGAAGCAGGAATAAATGTAATAAGTGCGGTGAACATTCAACATATAGAAGGGTTATCAAATGAAATTGAGAAAATAACCGGTATCGAAATAAAAGAGAAAATTCCCGATAGTGTTTTAAGAATGGCCGATGAAATTGTAAATATAGATTTAACAGCCGAAGAATTGATAAATCGCTTAAAGCAAGGTAAAATATACGACCCGAGTAAAATTGAAATTGCATTGAATAATTTTTTCAGAGAAGAAAAAATATTGCAACTGCGTGAACTCGCATTAAGAGAGGTAGCCGGTCAAGTAGAAAGAAAAATAGAAACGGAAGTATTCTCCGATTCAAAGTTAAAACCCGAAAAATTTCTTGCATGTATAAGCACTAATGAAAAAGTTGCACGCAAAATAATAAGCAAAACTTCGCGTATTGCTAATTTTTATGCTGCAAAGTGGTATGTACTTTATGTTCAAACTCCCGGTGAAGCTTTTGATAAAATCGGACTGGCAGAGCAGCGACATTTGCTCGATAATTTAAAACTTGCAACCGAATTGGGAGCAGAAGTAATTAAAATAAAAAACAATAAAATAGGAGATGCAATATTTTCAACAGCAGAAAAAATGCAAATTACTACAATACTGATAGGATTGCCAACTTTCAGTTATATGAAATTCTTTT
Protein-coding sequences here:
- a CDS encoding sensor protein KdpD → MQKKELKDNNVERFLELIKKSRRGKFKLYVGMIAGVGKSYRMLEEARSLLENNVDCKIGYIETHGRKETEKLLEGLPIIPRRKIFYKGKELDELDTQAILSIRPEIVIIDELAHSNIPGSKNEKRWQDVNEILEAGINVISAVNIQHIEGLSNEIEKITGIEIKEKIPDSVLRMADEIVNIDLTAEELINRLKQGKIYDPSKIEIALNNFFREEKILQLRELALREVAGQVERKIETEVFSDSKLKPEKFLACISTNEKVARKIISKTSRIANFYAAKWYVLYVQTPGEAFDKIGLAEQRHLLDNLKLATELGAEVIKIKNNKIGDAIFSTAEKMQITTILIGLPTFSYMKFFYGRIFLNKLLKKISGTKMDLLIVS